Proteins co-encoded in one Acidimicrobiia bacterium genomic window:
- a CDS encoding phenylacetate--CoA ligase family protein, translated as MSAPPVDSDRYLHPEIETMARADLEAIQEAKLLDLLPYAYERSALINSTWTEAGVHPRDIKSLDDYRERAPFISKDAIRVFRDDRGDPYGGLLCFDESELTAITSTSGTTGDPTLVPEVWGGAREDTTPALVREFYEIGTRPGDYFTCILFTFRGAFYAMVQSLGAVPVFLDHTPVELPRFVELSLELRPTCLYNFSNVLISELARVCDDMKVDPREVMSSYHGIVHGGEPLGTRSRKLLEEWGVAGFEHTAVGDAGAATECREHDGCHFWEDSVLAEHLDPDGTDTVPDGTRGELVVTALDNRTMPLVRFRSDDLVELTRERCGCGRTHGRIRTAGRKGDEVIVDGRSVLPMDVWEAVERFDETAMGLFQIIRTAPQMDTLRLRVGHDGSTKQPAELGDRLIGAVSELTGVTPQIELVPNDELLRLGPPHKIPRVAKR; from the coding sequence GTGAGCGCGCCGCCCGTCGACAGCGATCGCTACCTTCATCCCGAAATCGAGACGATGGCGCGAGCCGATCTGGAGGCGATCCAGGAGGCGAAGCTCCTCGACCTGCTGCCGTACGCGTACGAACGTTCGGCGCTGATCAACTCGACGTGGACCGAGGCCGGGGTGCACCCCCGCGACATCAAGTCGCTCGACGACTATCGCGAGCGGGCACCGTTCATCAGCAAAGACGCCATCAGGGTCTTTCGAGACGACCGGGGCGACCCGTACGGCGGTTTGCTCTGCTTCGACGAGTCGGAGCTGACCGCGATCACGTCCACGTCGGGCACCACGGGCGACCCCACGCTCGTGCCTGAAGTGTGGGGCGGAGCGCGCGAAGACACAACGCCGGCGCTCGTGCGCGAGTTCTACGAGATCGGCACACGCCCGGGCGACTACTTCACGTGCATCCTCTTCACGTTCCGGGGTGCCTTCTACGCGATGGTCCAGAGCCTCGGCGCGGTCCCGGTGTTCCTCGACCACACGCCGGTTGAGCTCCCGCGCTTTGTGGAGCTGTCGCTGGAGCTGCGTCCCACCTGCCTCTATAACTTCAGCAATGTGTTGATCAGCGAGCTCGCCCGCGTGTGCGACGACATGAAGGTGGATCCGCGCGAGGTGATGTCGAGCTACCACGGGATCGTCCACGGTGGCGAGCCACTGGGCACGCGATCGCGCAAGCTGCTCGAGGAATGGGGAGTCGCGGGCTTCGAGCACACGGCGGTGGGCGACGCGGGGGCCGCCACAGAGTGTCGCGAGCACGACGGTTGCCACTTCTGGGAAGACTCGGTGCTGGCCGAGCACCTGGATCCCGACGGCACCGACACTGTGCCCGACGGCACACGAGGAGAGCTCGTCGTGACCGCGCTCGACAATCGGACGATGCCGCTCGTTCGCTTCCGCTCCGACGACCTGGTCGAGCTCACCCGCGAGCGGTGCGGGTGTGGTCGCACACATGGTCGGATCAGAACCGCGGGTCGCAAGGGCGACGAGGTCATCGTCGACGGCCGCTCGGTGTTGCCCATGGACGTGTGGGAAGCGGTCGAGCGCTTCGACGAGACCGCGATGGGCTTGTTCCAGATCATCCGGACCGCGCCGCAGATGGACACGCTGCGCCTGCGCGTTGGTCACGACGGTTCGACGAAGCAGCCCGCCGAGCTGGGTGACCGGCTGATCGGCGCCGTGAGCGAGCTGACCGGCGTGACTCCACAGATCGAGCTCGTACCCAACGACGAGCTCCTGCGGCTCGGACCTCCCCACAAGATCCCGCGCGTGGCCAAGCGATGA
- a CDS encoding AMP-binding protein: protein MDRLHSLTLGDLLRENRRRFPQRTAVVCGGERWTYPELDERVNRLANALLGVGFQPGDRVLWLGQNCHRLFECLFAVAKLGGIVVPANWRQTAPELAFQIEDVDARVVMWQDEEIGDAVREARGSITSPALWLQHDAHGDGTFESFLGSGATTDPDVDVDPMSAVLTIYTAAFGGRPNGALLSHLGFIIENMQVALLQRLDSDAIYLNSGPLFHVGSFMTTMATFQQGGTNVFMPRFDAEGFCRLVDAERCTTGYVVGNIMDRIVELNRDGRYDLTSLRLPGTPEWNKMVSAETTPWSRNAGGYGQTEVNGLVTFRGIGGEHEGTHGRTLPVAQLRIVDEDDQELPPGEVGEIVVRGPTAMVGYLHRPEVNAHRQRGGWHHTFDLGRREADGSLTFIGPMTTMIKSGVENIYPAEVEAAITQHAAVAEVCVIGVPDPVWDQSVKAVVVCVADRQVTEDEIIVHCKRNIASYKKPKLVEFTDALPKDANGMVDRDAVDEAFGGGGYPGPKRTRG from the coding sequence TTGGACCGGCTGCACTCGCTGACGCTCGGCGATCTGCTTCGAGAGAACCGGCGTCGATTCCCGCAGCGGACGGCCGTCGTCTGCGGCGGTGAGCGCTGGACCTATCCCGAGCTCGACGAGCGGGTGAACCGGCTCGCCAACGCCTTGCTCGGTGTCGGCTTCCAACCCGGTGACCGCGTGCTCTGGCTTGGCCAGAACTGCCATCGCTTGTTCGAGTGCCTGTTCGCGGTCGCGAAGCTCGGCGGCATCGTGGTGCCGGCGAACTGGCGTCAGACCGCACCCGAGCTCGCCTTCCAGATCGAGGACGTGGACGCGCGCGTCGTGATGTGGCAAGACGAGGAGATCGGCGACGCCGTTCGCGAGGCGCGCGGGTCGATCACCTCGCCAGCCCTCTGGCTCCAACACGACGCCCATGGCGACGGCACCTTCGAGTCGTTCCTCGGTTCCGGCGCGACGACGGACCCTGATGTGGACGTCGATCCGATGTCTGCCGTGCTCACCATCTATACCGCCGCGTTTGGTGGCCGCCCGAACGGCGCACTGCTGAGCCATCTCGGGTTCATCATCGAGAATATGCAGGTAGCGCTCTTGCAGCGGCTCGACAGCGACGCGATCTACCTCAACTCCGGGCCGTTGTTCCATGTGGGCAGCTTCATGACCACCATGGCCACGTTCCAGCAAGGCGGCACGAACGTGTTCATGCCCCGCTTCGATGCGGAGGGCTTCTGTCGACTCGTCGACGCCGAGCGATGCACCACGGGTTACGTGGTGGGGAACATCATGGACCGCATCGTCGAGTTGAATCGCGACGGCCGTTACGACCTGACGAGCCTGCGTCTGCCCGGCACTCCCGAGTGGAACAAGATGGTCAGCGCGGAGACGACGCCGTGGAGCCGGAATGCCGGGGGATACGGCCAGACCGAGGTGAACGGCCTCGTCACGTTCCGCGGCATCGGTGGCGAGCACGAGGGGACGCACGGTCGCACGCTCCCCGTCGCGCAGCTCCGCATCGTCGACGAGGACGACCAGGAGCTCCCCCCAGGCGAAGTGGGTGAGATCGTCGTGCGGGGTCCGACCGCGATGGTCGGCTACCTACACCGCCCCGAGGTCAACGCGCACCGCCAACGCGGAGGTTGGCACCACACCTTTGACCTCGGTCGCCGTGAGGCCGACGGCTCGCTCACGTTCATCGGACCCATGACCACGATGATCAAGTCGGGGGTCGAGAACATCTATCCCGCCGAGGTCGAGGCAGCGATCACGCAGCACGCAGCTGTGGCCGAGGTGTGTGTGATCGGTGTGCCCGATCCGGTTTGGGATCAGAGCGTGAAGGCGGTTGTGGTGTGCGTCGCCGACCGGCAAGTCACGGAGGACGAGATCATCGTCCACTGCAAGCGCAACATCGCGTCGTACAAGAAGCCGAAGCTGGTCGAGTTCACGGACGCGTTGCCGAAGGATGCAAACGGCATGGTCGACCGTGACGCGGTCGACGAAGCGTTCGGCGGCGGCGGGTACCCAGGACCGAAACGCACACGCGGCTAG
- a CDS encoding class I SAM-dependent methyltransferase, whose protein sequence is MTPPLSLVVVAYNIERELPRTLQSLSVGYQRGVNASDYEVVVVDNGSPTPVDPSVFDGLDGQFRLVRIDDASPSPAPAVNRGLREARGDAIGVLVDGARLVTPGFVHYALVGSRVHPRSAVVSLGWYLGFDFQRYALDAGWTKADEDALLESIDWPADGYRLFEISSLDESSVEGWFLGVFESNGLFLPASVWTELGGFDERFASPGGGLVNHDTLQRAADRDDLGWVILLGEGTFHQIHGGIATNVSAGAIDEKMQRWRAEYEAISGRTLYEHPPLPDPIYLGPLPEVLWPRFGYSVSTMLHATKRLPPPVIPPVPLPDPETDSNEFAAQWSARAGAAARQGRATEAQHFARLARAADPSARDVTPLLSCIATHRPLEQLSRPERAQFFLDNGLACEGAGAVADAEAHFREALTNEPRLAAAYEGLSRLRMPGPGYYDRISRIHEQLNPASYLEIGVFTGESLALARPPTVAIGVDPDPQIRELISVELHLYRETSTQFFQRDLRSVFGGGAPSLVFIDGLHEFPAVLEDFANVEAVSDPGTIVLLHDMIPFDETTQQAERVHEFYTGDVWKLLHCLADVRPDLSWFTIRTPPSGLTVVGGLDSTSTVLRDEYEKLVERFASLTFDDALNVPGPVLENEWSVAADNLRRLREANAPVDSAHAVGPAGSMVEARDAEQLARRIRDLETVDAARRKELAALKRARREASLGVVLDPESAQAQLELMRNTKLFRWTRPLRALYSRLRGRGRGSE, encoded by the coding sequence GTGACACCCCCGCTCTCTCTCGTCGTTGTCGCGTACAACATCGAACGCGAGCTCCCGCGCACGCTGCAATCGCTCTCCGTCGGGTACCAGCGCGGGGTGAACGCGTCCGACTACGAGGTCGTCGTCGTCGACAACGGTTCACCTACACCCGTCGATCCGTCGGTGTTCGATGGGCTCGACGGTCAGTTTCGCTTGGTGCGCATCGACGACGCGTCGCCGTCGCCAGCACCGGCCGTCAACCGCGGGTTGCGGGAGGCGCGCGGCGACGCCATCGGCGTGCTGGTCGACGGGGCGCGTCTGGTGACACCAGGCTTCGTGCACTACGCGCTCGTCGGCAGTCGAGTTCACCCGAGGTCAGCGGTCGTGTCGCTCGGTTGGTACCTCGGCTTCGACTTCCAGCGCTACGCGCTCGACGCGGGCTGGACCAAGGCCGACGAAGATGCGCTCCTCGAGTCGATCGACTGGCCGGCCGACGGCTACCGGCTGTTCGAGATCAGCTCCCTCGACGAGTCTTCCGTCGAGGGTTGGTTCCTCGGCGTCTTCGAGAGCAATGGCTTGTTCCTGCCGGCGAGTGTGTGGACCGAGCTCGGTGGCTTCGACGAGCGCTTCGCGTCACCGGGCGGCGGATTAGTGAACCACGACACACTTCAGCGCGCCGCTGACCGAGACGACCTGGGCTGGGTCATCCTCCTCGGAGAGGGCACGTTCCATCAGATCCACGGCGGCATCGCGACAAACGTCTCGGCTGGAGCGATCGACGAGAAGATGCAGCGTTGGCGGGCCGAGTACGAGGCGATCAGTGGGCGCACGCTCTACGAGCACCCACCGCTGCCCGACCCAATCTACTTGGGGCCGCTCCCAGAGGTGCTGTGGCCGCGGTTCGGATACTCCGTGAGCACGATGTTGCACGCGACGAAACGGCTCCCACCGCCGGTGATCCCGCCAGTGCCGCTTCCCGATCCCGAAACCGATTCGAACGAGTTCGCCGCGCAATGGTCGGCGCGCGCCGGCGCGGCGGCTCGTCAAGGACGCGCGACCGAAGCGCAGCACTTCGCCCGCTTGGCTCGAGCCGCTGATCCGTCGGCTCGCGACGTAACCCCACTTTTGTCGTGCATCGCGACGCACCGTCCGCTCGAGCAACTCTCGCGTCCGGAGCGGGCGCAGTTCTTTCTCGATAATGGGCTCGCGTGTGAAGGGGCCGGTGCCGTCGCGGATGCTGAAGCGCATTTCCGCGAGGCGTTGACAAACGAGCCGCGCCTCGCGGCCGCATACGAAGGGCTGAGTCGGCTCCGAATGCCGGGGCCGGGCTATTACGACCGGATTTCGCGCATACACGAGCAGTTGAACCCCGCCTCGTACCTCGAGATCGGCGTGTTCACCGGTGAGTCGCTTGCGCTCGCTCGCCCACCGACGGTTGCCATCGGGGTCGACCCCGATCCACAGATCCGTGAGCTGATCTCCGTCGAGCTCCACCTCTATCGGGAGACATCGACCCAGTTCTTCCAGCGCGACCTGCGGTCAGTGTTCGGAGGCGGCGCGCCCTCCCTTGTGTTCATCGACGGTTTGCACGAGTTCCCTGCGGTGCTCGAGGACTTTGCCAACGTCGAAGCGGTCTCCGACCCGGGCACGATCGTGCTTTTACACGACATGATCCCGTTCGACGAGACCACACAACAAGCCGAGCGGGTGCACGAGTTCTACACCGGCGACGTGTGGAAGCTCCTGCACTGCTTGGCCGATGTGCGTCCCGATTTGTCGTGGTTCACGATCCGAACGCCGCCGAGCGGGCTCACGGTGGTCGGTGGTCTCGACTCGACGTCGACCGTGCTGCGGGACGAGTACGAGAAGTTGGTGGAGCGCTTCGCGAGCCTCACGTTCGACGACGCGCTGAACGTACCGGGTCCGGTGCTCGAGAACGAGTGGTCCGTGGCTGCCGACAACCTCCGTCGCCTGCGAGAGGCCAATGCACCCGTCGATTCCGCTCACGCGGTCGGCCCGGCGGGTTCCATGGTGGAGGCTCGTGACGCCGAGCAACTGGCGCGACGGATCCGGGACCTCGAGACGGTCGACGCCGCTCGCCGCAAGGAGCTTGCCGCCCTCAAGCGGGCTCGTCGTGAAGCTTCCCTCGGAGTCGTGCTTGACCCAGAGTCTGCGCAAGCCCAGCTCGAGCTGATGCGGAACACGAAGCTCTTCCGGTGGACACGTCCGCTCCGCGCGTTGTACTCGCGACTTCGCGGTCGCGGTCGCGGCAGCGAATGA
- a CDS encoding TylF/MycF/NovP-related O-methyltransferase — MTANLRRNAPADDASRLRDLYLTILKRAVMHTLYTPLDSRSINDYLDPEDVRQSVLGQIARGELDLNDQESLRRQREMGRDWPQFGQTMVGLDRLDNIQQCYERILDDGIAGDLIEAGVWRGGVAIFMRGLLEAYGDRDRVVYAADSFQGLPSPNADEYPADEGDRFHTLDALAVSRDEVANNFSLYGLLDERVQFLEGWFKDTLPTVHDRTWSIIRLDGDMYESTMDVLTHLYPQLSVGGFLIVDDFALAPCKQAIEDFRAAHGIAEPIEEVDWTGVFWRRTR; from the coding sequence ATGACGGCGAACCTGCGACGGAACGCACCGGCCGACGACGCATCGCGCCTTCGGGATCTCTACCTCACGATCCTCAAGCGAGCAGTCATGCACACGCTCTACACGCCGCTCGACTCACGGTCGATCAATGACTATCTCGATCCCGAAGATGTTCGGCAGTCGGTACTCGGCCAGATCGCGCGCGGTGAGCTCGACCTCAACGATCAGGAAAGTCTTCGCCGCCAGCGGGAGATGGGCCGTGACTGGCCGCAGTTCGGTCAGACCATGGTCGGACTCGACCGGCTCGACAACATCCAACAGTGCTACGAGCGCATTCTCGATGACGGCATTGCTGGCGATCTCATCGAGGCTGGCGTGTGGCGCGGCGGTGTCGCGATCTTCATGCGCGGCTTGCTCGAGGCCTACGGCGATCGCGATCGCGTCGTCTACGCAGCGGACTCGTTTCAAGGACTCCCGTCACCGAACGCCGACGAGTATCCAGCTGACGAAGGAGACCGCTTCCACACGTTGGACGCCCTCGCAGTCTCGCGCGACGAAGTAGCGAACAACTTCTCGCTGTATGGCTTGCTCGACGAGCGGGTGCAGTTCCTCGAAGGCTGGTTCAAGGACACGCTCCCGACCGTGCACGATCGAACCTGGTCCATCATCCGTCTCGACGGCGACATGTACGAGTCGACGATGGACGTCTTGACACATCTCTATCCGCAACTCTCGGTTGGTGGGTTCCTCATCGTCGACGACTTCGCGCTGGCGCCCTGCAAGCAGGCGATTGAGGACTTTCGTGCCGCGCACGGCATCGCCGAGCCGATCGAAGAGGTCGACTGGACCGGCGTGTTCTGGCGCCGGACGCGGTGA
- a CDS encoding TylF/MycF/NovP-related O-methyltransferase, with protein sequence MKSEPIDDRQDGWVEHEWGSLAIPTRSARGVYNVLSLFLIARWGFDKHRIHPSYQMNWRRKFKLAYRMYRNTRKVRTGTSYKAHLAMAAKLLEIPPETAGVVVECGCWLGGSTVNLSLICDIVGRDLIVYDSFEGLPVAEPGDHHAKPESRSMFRGDLERVQENVRRHGVIGRCQFRKGWFNETLPSHTEPVVLCFLDVDFQASLHDCIVNLWPRLTEQGYVFVDEFMYLDYCALFFSERFWKQYFDAPPPGLMGAGTGVGVGQHYLGPFDWSTDPTSVAYTRKDFYGLWDYVREERES encoded by the coding sequence GTGAAATCCGAGCCAATCGACGATCGCCAGGACGGTTGGGTTGAACATGAGTGGGGCTCGCTGGCGATCCCCACTCGTTCAGCCCGAGGTGTCTACAACGTGCTCTCCCTCTTTCTCATCGCCCGCTGGGGCTTCGACAAGCACCGGATCCATCCCAGCTATCAGATGAACTGGCGGAGGAAGTTCAAGCTCGCCTACCGCATGTACCGCAACACCAGAAAGGTGAGGACGGGCACCTCGTACAAGGCGCACCTCGCGATGGCCGCGAAGCTTCTCGAGATCCCGCCCGAGACGGCCGGTGTCGTCGTTGAGTGCGGCTGTTGGCTCGGCGGCTCGACGGTCAACCTGTCGCTGATCTGCGACATCGTCGGACGCGACCTGATCGTGTACGACTCGTTCGAGGGTCTTCCTGTCGCCGAGCCCGGTGACCACCATGCCAAACCCGAGAGTCGAAGCATGTTCCGCGGCGATCTCGAACGTGTCCAGGAGAACGTGCGACGTCATGGGGTCATCGGGCGATGCCAGTTCCGTAAGGGATGGTTCAACGAGACGCTTCCCTCGCATACCGAACCCGTCGTGTTGTGCTTCCTGGACGTCGACTTTCAGGCGAGCCTCCACGACTGCATCGTGAATCTCTGGCCGCGCCTCACCGAACAGGGCTACGTGTTCGTCGACGAGTTCATGTACCTCGACTACTGCGCGCTCTTCTTCTCGGAGCGGTTCTGGAAGCAGTACTTCGACGCGCCGCCACCCGGCCTCATGGGCGCGGGCACCGGCGTGGGCGTGGGTCAGCACTACCTTGGACCGTTCGACTGGTCCACCGACCCGACGAGCGTCGCCTACACCCGGAAGGACTTCTATGGCCTCTGGGACTACGTGCGCGAGGAGCGTGAGTCTTAG
- a CDS encoding phytanoyl-CoA dioxygenase family protein, translating to MASSVNSITIDELVAAGRFREAINALTSENRRRRNPDVEARLVALRRDAPIPEGPPHRGGRWPSKTRDRFRHVRGIPEVTRDQLTTKVLRSGILHHGCLLVRGLIEQPRVDQFVTDIDRAYAGYDAYVKGAPASDTAPWFVPFEPRAGEEVPREWIHEGQGILAVDSPRTIFDVIEAFDEIGVRDLVTSYLGEAPLLLASKWTLRRVEPTGTPDWHQDGAFLGAHIHSINVWLALSHCGLDAPGLDIVGRRLDSIVEVGTNGATFDWSVGEGTVRELGGAMRPMFAPGDALLFDHMLLHRTAVDPGMTRARYAIEAWFAAPSAYPSTALPIAY from the coding sequence GTGGCGTCGAGCGTGAACAGCATCACTATCGACGAGCTCGTGGCTGCCGGGCGCTTCCGCGAAGCAATCAATGCGTTGACGAGCGAGAACCGGCGTCGGCGTAACCCTGACGTCGAGGCCCGCCTCGTGGCGCTGCGACGGGATGCACCGATCCCCGAGGGTCCCCCTCACCGGGGTGGACGTTGGCCATCCAAGACCCGAGACCGATTCCGCCATGTTCGTGGGATTCCGGAGGTCACGCGTGACCAGCTCACGACGAAGGTGCTGCGGAGCGGGATCCTGCACCACGGATGCCTCCTCGTTCGAGGGCTCATCGAACAACCACGGGTCGACCAGTTCGTCACCGACATTGACCGCGCCTACGCAGGGTACGACGCGTACGTGAAGGGTGCGCCGGCGTCCGACACGGCCCCATGGTTCGTACCTTTCGAGCCTCGGGCCGGCGAAGAGGTCCCACGCGAGTGGATCCACGAAGGCCAAGGCATCCTGGCCGTCGACTCGCCGCGAACGATCTTCGACGTGATCGAGGCGTTCGACGAGATCGGCGTCCGCGACCTCGTGACGTCGTATCTGGGCGAAGCGCCGCTGCTCCTCGCGAGCAAGTGGACATTGCGCCGGGTCGAACCTACGGGCACCCCGGACTGGCACCAGGACGGCGCGTTCCTCGGCGCACACATCCACAGCATCAATGTGTGGCTCGCGCTCTCGCACTGCGGACTGGATGCTCCCGGTCTCGACATCGTCGGCCGACGACTCGACTCGATCGTCGAGGTCGGGACCAACGGTGCCACGTTCGACTGGAGCGTCGGAGAAGGCACGGTGCGAGAGCTTGGTGGCGCGATGCGTCCGATGTTCGCACCCGGCGACGCATTGCTCTTCGATCACATGCTCTTGCACCGGACTGCCGTCGATCCCGGTATGACCCGGGCGCGATACGCGATCGAAGCGTGGTTCGCTGCGCCATCGGCGTACCCATCAACGGCGCTACCGATCGCATACTGA
- a CDS encoding phytanoyl-CoA dioxygenase family protein, which produces MLIHRRHARVRRHAEALVVEGRFAEAIDLLTNANRVRPHPEIEARLLELRRDGLGGATAAAAASWPPHVPDRFSNEANIPEVTRDQLTSELLLSGILHHGCLLVRGLIGPERVHQLVDDIDRAFAAYDAHANGAPVSQTAPWFVRFDPGPDHEIHREWIRGGDGVLAADSPRAFFDVVETFEEIGMRSLLTDYLGEQPLLLAMKTTLRRVEPRGNPDWHQDGAFMGAGIRSVDVWVSLSHCGVDAPGLDLVGRRLDGIIDPGTSGAGFDWSVGASTVSQLAPEGIVQPIFEPGDALLFDHLLLHRTGVHPGMTQDRYAIEAWFAAPSSYPADQLAIAY; this is translated from the coding sequence TTGCTGATCCATCGCCGCCACGCACGAGTCCGTCGGCACGCCGAGGCGCTCGTCGTCGAGGGTCGATTCGCCGAGGCCATCGATCTCCTGACCAACGCGAACAGAGTGCGACCCCATCCCGAGATCGAGGCGCGCCTGCTGGAGCTTCGTCGTGATGGTTTGGGAGGCGCGACGGCGGCCGCTGCCGCGTCGTGGCCTCCACACGTGCCGGATCGCTTCAGCAACGAGGCGAACATCCCCGAGGTGACCCGCGACCAGCTCACCTCCGAGTTGCTGCTCAGCGGGATCCTCCACCACGGCTGCCTCCTGGTCCGCGGGCTCATCGGCCCTGAGCGGGTCCACCAGCTGGTCGACGACATCGACCGAGCGTTCGCGGCATACGACGCCCACGCGAACGGAGCGCCGGTGTCACAGACTGCACCGTGGTTCGTGCGCTTCGACCCCGGGCCGGACCACGAGATCCACAGAGAGTGGATTCGTGGCGGTGACGGCGTGTTGGCGGCCGACTCACCACGGGCGTTCTTCGACGTCGTAGAGACGTTCGAGGAGATCGGGATGCGCAGCCTGCTGACCGACTACCTCGGGGAACAACCGCTGCTGCTCGCGATGAAGACGACCCTCCGTCGCGTCGAGCCACGCGGCAACCCGGACTGGCACCAGGACGGTGCGTTCATGGGCGCCGGGATCCGGAGTGTGGACGTCTGGGTCTCACTCTCACACTGCGGAGTGGACGCGCCCGGCCTTGACCTCGTCGGGCGGCGGCTCGACGGGATCATCGACCCTGGCACGAGTGGCGCCGGGTTCGATTGGAGTGTCGGTGCATCGACGGTCAGCCAGCTCGCCCCAGAGGGCATCGTCCAGCCCATCTTCGAGCCCGGCGACGCGCTGCTCTTCGACCACCTGCTCCTGCACCGCACCGGTGTGCACCCGGGCATGACGCAAGATCGCTACGCGATCGAAGCCTGGTTCGCCGCGCCGTCGTCGTATCCGGCTGATCAGCTCGCGATCGCCTACTGA